A stretch of the Streptococcus himalayensis genome encodes the following:
- a CDS encoding M3 family oligoendopeptidase: MKFTDYTYTRPDYALIKEQMTDLIEQLHQTTSANEALDIVENITKINASIDTQMNLWHIRHTIDMTDEFYNEETKFWNEHLPLFEELTTAYYQAVLACPYRAALSEFLPETFFMLAENKQKIFSSEAIPLFQKENELVDQYRDLIAGAKIDFQGQTYNLAQMAPFAQSTDRAVRKAASDASTAYFASKEEEFDRVYDELVKVRTDIAHTLGFKDYVEYGYAAMNRFDYNRDMVKVYREEILKHVVPIVQKLRERQAKRIQVPSLKHYDLALEFLDGNPTPQGDPDFIVGEAQKMYHELSAETGEFFDFMVEHGLLDLVAKTGKDSGGYCTYIPDYKSPFIFSNFNGTSGDIDVLTHEAGHAFQVYRSRWIASPEVIWPTYETCEIHSMSMEFMTWSWMDRFFKEQVNKYKFGHLAGALLFLPYGVLVDHFQHEIYENPTMTPAERKATWKRLEELYLPDRDFSESEALNRGIFWYRQGHIFASPFYYIDYTLAQVCALQFWKRTQVDKDETAWEDYLRICDLGGTKSFLQVVAAANLESPFKSGALLATTKAASDWLDSVDDATF, encoded by the coding sequence ATGAAATTTACAGATTATACCTATACACGTCCTGATTACGCTCTTATAAAAGAGCAAATGACCGATTTAATAGAGCAATTGCACCAAACTACTTCTGCAAACGAAGCACTTGATATCGTAGAAAACATCACGAAAATCAATGCATCCATTGACACGCAGATGAACTTGTGGCACATTCGCCATACGATTGATATGACGGATGAATTTTACAATGAGGAAACCAAGTTTTGGAATGAACACCTCCCCCTCTTTGAAGAATTAACAACTGCCTACTACCAAGCCGTTTTAGCTTGCCCATACCGTGCAGCATTAAGTGAGTTCTTACCAGAAACCTTCTTCATGTTGGCTGAAAACAAGCAAAAGATTTTCTCCTCTGAAGCTATTCCTCTTTTCCAAAAGGAAAATGAACTCGTAGACCAGTACAGGGACTTGATTGCGGGAGCAAAAATTGACTTCCAAGGTCAAACCTACAACCTTGCCCAAATGGCACCCTTTGCCCAATCAACTGACCGTGCAGTCCGCAAGGCTGCTTCTGACGCTTCAACAGCTTATTTTGCAAGTAAAGAAGAAGAGTTCGACCGTGTCTATGATGAATTGGTCAAGGTTCGGACTGATATTGCCCATACTCTTGGCTTTAAAGACTACGTCGAATATGGTTATGCAGCCATGAATCGCTTTGACTACAACCGCGATATGGTTAAGGTCTACCGTGAAGAAATTCTCAAACATGTCGTGCCAATCGTACAAAAACTACGCGAGCGCCAAGCAAAACGCATTCAAGTGCCTAGCCTCAAACACTATGATTTAGCCTTGGAATTCTTAGACGGTAATCCAACACCTCAAGGAGATCCTGATTTTATCGTCGGAGAAGCACAAAAAATGTACCACGAATTGTCAGCAGAAACAGGGGAATTCTTTGACTTTATGGTGGAACATGGTCTGCTTGACTTGGTTGCAAAAACTGGTAAAGATAGCGGCGGTTATTGTACCTATATTCCAGATTACAAGAGTCCGTTTATCTTTTCGAACTTCAATGGAACAAGTGGCGACATTGATGTCTTGACCCATGAAGCTGGGCATGCCTTCCAAGTCTATCGTTCACGTTGGATTGCCAGCCCTGAAGTTATCTGGCCAACTTATGAAACCTGTGAAATCCACTCCATGTCTATGGAATTTATGACCTGGTCTTGGATGGATCGCTTCTTTAAAGAACAGGTGAACAAATATAAATTTGGTCACCTAGCAGGCGCCCTTCTCTTCTTGCCCTATGGGGTTCTGGTCGATCATTTCCAACATGAAATTTATGAAAATCCAACCATGACACCTGCAGAACGCAAGGCAACTTGGAAACGTTTGGAAGAACTCTATCTGCCTGACCGTGATTTCTCTGAATCAGAAGCACTTAACCGTGGTATCTTCTGGTACCGTCAAGGACATATCTTTGCAAGTCCGTTCTACTACATTGACTATACTTTAGCCCAAGTCTGCGCCCTCCAATTCTGGAAACGCACGCAAGTAGACAAGGACGAAACTGCTTGGGAAGATTACCTTCGTATCTGTGACCTCGGTGGAACAAAATCCTTCCTTCAAGTCGTTGCTGCTGCAAATCTTGAATCACCCTTTAAATCAGGGGCTCTTCTTGCAACCACCAAGGCGGCTAGCGATTGGTTGGACAGCGTAGATGATGCAACTTTCTAG
- the pflA gene encoding pyruvate formate-lyase-activating protein — protein sequence MEQETIDYGQVTGLVHSTESFGSVDGPGIRFIVFLQGCKMRCQYCHNPDTWAMESNKARERTVDDVLKEALRYRGFWGKHGGITVSGGEALLQIDFLIALFTKAHELGIHCTLDTCALPFRNKPEYLVKFDRLMAVTDLVLLDIKEINEEQHKIVTSQTNKNILDCAKYLSDMGKPVWIRHVLVPGLTDRDEDLKELGEFVQTLKNVDRFEILPYHTMGEFKWRELGIPYPLAGVKPPTKDRVDNAKKLMHTENYQDYLKRVHGS from the coding sequence ATGGAACAAGAAACGATTGATTATGGACAAGTAACAGGTTTGGTGCATTCTACGGAGAGTTTTGGTTCGGTAGATGGTCCTGGGATTCGCTTTATTGTCTTTTTACAAGGCTGTAAAATGCGTTGCCAGTACTGCCATAACCCAGATACATGGGCAATGGAGAGCAATAAGGCGCGTGAACGGACGGTGGATGATGTCTTGAAAGAAGCTCTTCGTTACCGTGGTTTTTGGGGCAAGCACGGAGGTATTACTGTCTCTGGTGGGGAAGCTCTCCTACAGATTGATTTTTTGATTGCTCTTTTCACAAAGGCACATGAGCTGGGCATTCATTGTACGCTGGATACCTGTGCCCTTCCTTTTCGCAATAAGCCAGAATATCTGGTGAAGTTTGACCGTTTAATGGCAGTGACGGACTTGGTTCTCTTAGATATCAAAGAAATCAACGAAGAGCAGCATAAAATTGTGACGAGTCAAACCAATAAAAATATTTTGGACTGTGCCAAGTATCTTTCTGATATGGGCAAACCAGTTTGGATTCGTCATGTCTTGGTGCCTGGCTTGACAGACCGTGATGAAGATTTGAAAGAATTGGGCGAATTTGTTCAAACACTGAAAAATGTTGATCGTTTTGAAATTCTGCCTTATCACACCATGGGTGAGTTTAAATGGCGGGAATTGGGAATTCCTTACCCCTTGGCAGGTGTCAAACCGCCGACCAAGGATCGGGTAGACAATGCCAAGAAACTCATGCATACGGAAAATTACCAAGATTATCTCAAACGTGTGCATGGCAGCTGA
- the treC gene encoding alpha,alpha-phosphotrehalase, with translation MVVDKSKVVYQIYPKSFKDTTGNGIGDFRGIIEKIPYLKELGVDMVWLNPFYPSPQRDNGYDISDYKAINPLFGDMADFEEMIEAGKEQGIEFMLDMVLNHCSIEHEWFQKALAGDEYYQDFFILREEPTDWVSKFGGSAWAPFGDTGKYYLHLFDESQADLNWRNPQVRKELFQVVNFWKDKGVKGFRFDVINLIGKDEVLENCPINDGKPAYTDRPITHDYLQMMNKATFGADESFMTVGEMSSTTIENCVLYSAPDRNELSMAFNFHHLKVDYEEGQKWTLKAFDFEELKTLFHTWGQEMSEQNGWSALFWNNHDQPRALNRFVDVKQFRSEGATMLAASIHLSRGTPYIYMGEEIGMLDPDYDSMADYVDVESLNAYRILLAEGKSEEEALAIIKAKSRDNTRIPMQWDASLNAGFSTGTPWLKVGKSYQTINVEAEQKGLIFNFYKELIALRKKEKIIAEGNYVPAFVDSQQIYAFERQYQGQKLLVLNNFYADAVSLTLPEEYREAQVLIGNYADSKIDESICLRAYETLAIILR, from the coding sequence ATGGTAGTAGATAAGAGCAAAGTTGTCTATCAAATTTATCCAAAATCGTTTAAGGATACGACTGGAAATGGGATTGGAGATTTTCGAGGGATTATTGAGAAAATCCCTTACTTGAAAGAGCTTGGTGTCGATATGGTCTGGCTGAATCCATTTTATCCAAGCCCACAGCGTGATAATGGCTATGATATTTCTGATTATAAGGCTATCAATCCCTTGTTTGGGGATATGGCAGATTTTGAGGAAATGATTGAAGCTGGAAAAGAGCAGGGCATTGAATTTATGCTAGATATGGTGTTAAATCACTGTTCGATAGAGCATGAATGGTTCCAAAAAGCCCTTGCTGGCGATGAGTATTACCAAGACTTTTTTATCCTACGCGAGGAGCCAACGGACTGGGTTTCTAAGTTTGGAGGGAGTGCTTGGGCTCCTTTTGGAGATACTGGCAAATATTATCTTCATCTTTTTGACGAAAGTCAGGCAGATTTGAATTGGCGCAATCCCCAAGTCCGTAAGGAACTGTTTCAGGTGGTCAATTTCTGGAAAGACAAGGGAGTCAAAGGATTTCGTTTTGATGTGATTAACTTGATTGGTAAAGACGAAGTTTTAGAGAATTGCCCTATCAATGATGGAAAACCCGCTTATACCGATCGGCCTATCACTCATGATTATCTGCAGATGATGAACAAGGCAACCTTTGGAGCGGATGAAAGCTTTATGACTGTTGGAGAGATGAGCTCAACCACTATTGAAAATTGTGTCCTGTATTCAGCTCCAGATCGCAATGAATTGTCGATGGCTTTTAATTTTCATCATCTAAAAGTGGATTATGAAGAGGGTCAAAAATGGACTTTGAAGGCTTTTGACTTTGAAGAATTAAAAACCTTGTTCCATACTTGGGGGCAGGAAATGAGTGAGCAGAACGGTTGGAGTGCTCTGTTTTGGAATAATCATGACCAACCGCGTGCCCTTAATCGTTTTGTGGATGTCAAACAGTTCCGATCAGAAGGGGCCACCATGTTAGCAGCGAGCATTCATTTATCCCGCGGCACACCTTATATATACATGGGTGAAGAGATTGGCATGCTCGATCCAGACTATGATTCGATGGCCGATTATGTAGATGTGGAAAGTTTGAATGCCTATCGAATCTTGCTTGCAGAAGGAAAGTCAGAAGAGGAAGCACTAGCTATCATCAAGGCAAAATCGCGCGACAATACACGAATTCCAATGCAATGGGATGCAAGTTTGAACGCGGGCTTTTCCACAGGAACCCCTTGGTTGAAGGTAGGCAAATCTTACCAAACTATCAATGTAGAAGCTGAACAAAAAGGTTTAATTTTCAATTTTTATAAGGAGCTAATTGCCCTTCGAAAAAAAGAAAAGATTATTGCAGAAGGGAACTATGTGCCAGCCTTTGTGGATAGTCAGCAGATTTATGCTTTTGAACGCCAGTACCAAGGACAAAAACTTTTAGTCTTGAATAACTTTTATGCTGATGCAGTCAGCCTGACTTTGCCAGAAGAATACCGAGAAGCCCAAGTGCTGATTGGTAACTATGCTGACAGCAAGATTGACGAAAGCATTTGCTTGCGAGCCTATGAAACGCTAGCGATTATCCTTCGATAA
- the treP gene encoding PTS system trehalose-specific EIIBC component — translation MGKFEKDAKVLLEAVGGKENVSAVTHCATRMRFVLADEKKADVRAIEAIPAVKGTFTNAGQFQVIIGNDVPIFYNDFTAVSGIEGVSKEAAKAAAKSNQNPVQRVMTMLAEIFTPIIPAIIVGGLILGFRNVLESVGMPWLGQQIADGAKVFDVDGNPVWNTITMVSPFWNGVNHFLWLPGEAIFHFLPVGITWSVTRKMGTSQILGIVLGICLVSPQLLNAYAVPGTSAAEIAENWTWNFGFFTINRIGYQAQVIPALLAGLSLSYLEIFWRKRIPEVVSMIFVPFLSLIPALILAHTVLGPIGWTLGQWISAVVLAGLTGPVKWLFGAVFGALYAPFVITGLHHMTNAVDTQLIADTGGTGLWPMIALSNIAQGSAVLAYYWMNRKNEREAQISLPATISAYLGVTEPALFGVNVKYVYPFVAGMIGSGIAGFLCVSFNVTANAIGIGGIPGILSIQAKYMLPFAAIMLVAIGVPFVLTIFFRKAGFFTKAEDETVKAPQVEALQEAKEAATKVELVEVMSPLAGEVMPLSQATDPVFAQGVMGQGVVIVPNEGELVAPVDGVVSVLFPTKHAVGIVSTDGVEMLMHIGMDTVNLEGRGFTAHVSQGDTVKAGQVLIRFDMDVIRNSGYVTETPVIITNQDQYQADALGELPRTIQRGEKLMIASRL, via the coding sequence GAAAGCAGATGTTCGGGCAATTGAAGCTATTCCTGCAGTGAAGGGAACCTTTACCAATGCAGGGCAGTTTCAAGTGATTATCGGCAATGATGTACCGATTTTCTACAATGACTTCACAGCCGTATCAGGCATCGAAGGAGTGTCAAAAGAAGCAGCCAAAGCTGCAGCTAAGAGCAATCAAAATCCTGTTCAACGGGTGATGACGATGCTAGCGGAAATCTTCACGCCTATCATTCCAGCTATTATCGTTGGGGGATTGATTCTTGGTTTCCGTAATGTCTTAGAATCTGTGGGTATGCCATGGTTAGGACAACAAATTGCAGATGGTGCCAAAGTTTTTGATGTAGATGGCAATCCTGTATGGAACACTATTACCATGGTTTCACCATTTTGGAATGGGGTCAACCATTTCCTATGGCTTCCAGGGGAAGCAATCTTCCATTTCTTGCCAGTAGGCATTACCTGGTCTGTGACCCGTAAGATGGGAACCAGTCAAATTCTTGGGATTGTATTGGGGATTTGCTTGGTCTCTCCACAGCTCCTCAATGCCTACGCAGTGCCTGGGACATCTGCGGCAGAAATCGCTGAAAATTGGACTTGGAATTTTGGTTTCTTTACGATCAATCGTATCGGTTACCAAGCGCAAGTCATTCCAGCCCTCCTTGCTGGGCTTTCACTGTCCTATCTTGAAATTTTCTGGCGCAAGCGGATTCCAGAAGTCGTTTCGATGATTTTTGTACCCTTCTTGTCCCTCATTCCAGCCCTAATCTTGGCTCATACAGTCTTAGGACCAATCGGTTGGACTCTTGGTCAATGGATTTCAGCGGTGGTGCTTGCTGGTCTGACAGGCCCTGTGAAATGGCTCTTTGGTGCGGTTTTTGGTGCCCTTTATGCACCGTTTGTCATCACAGGTCTTCACCACATGACCAATGCAGTGGATACGCAGTTGATTGCAGATACTGGCGGTACTGGTTTGTGGCCAATGATTGCCCTTTCAAATATCGCTCAAGGTTCAGCTGTATTGGCCTACTACTGGATGAATCGTAAAAATGAACGCGAAGCCCAAATTTCACTTCCGGCAACGATTTCAGCCTATCTTGGGGTGACAGAACCAGCTCTCTTTGGGGTGAATGTTAAGTATGTTTATCCATTTGTAGCAGGTATGATTGGTTCAGGGATTGCAGGTTTCCTTTGCGTTAGTTTTAATGTAACAGCTAATGCCATTGGTATTGGAGGAATTCCTGGTATCTTATCTATCCAAGCCAAATATATGTTGCCATTTGCAGCGATTATGCTGGTTGCTATTGGAGTGCCGTTTGTTTTGACAATCTTCTTTAGAAAAGCAGGTTTCTTTACCAAGGCAGAAGATGAAACAGTCAAAGCTCCGCAAGTTGAAGCACTTCAAGAAGCCAAAGAAGCGGCTACAAAAGTCGAATTAGTAGAAGTAATGAGCCCATTGGCAGGGGAGGTTATGCCTCTTAGCCAAGCAACGGATCCTGTCTTTGCCCAAGGTGTGATGGGGCAAGGAGTTGTGATTGTACCGAATGAGGGCGAGTTGGTAGCACCAGTGGATGGTGTTGTATCGGTTCTCTTTCCAACCAAACATGCCGTAGGCATTGTGTCAACAGATGGCGTGGAGATGCTCATGCACATCGGAATGGATACGGTTAATTTAGAAGGACGAGGCTTCACAGCCCATGTCAGCCAAGGAGATACTGTCAAGGCTGGTCAAGTATTGATTCGATTTGATATGGATGTTATTCGAAATAGTGGTTATGTTACTGAAACACCAGTGATTATCACCAACCAAGATCAGTACCAAGCAGATGCCTTGGGAGAATTGCCACGCACAATTCAACGTGGAGAAAAGCTGATGATAGCTAGTCGTTTGTAA